A single Sporosarcina sp. FSL W8-0480 DNA region contains:
- a CDS encoding nicotinate phosphoribosyltransferase produces MSSIYTDDSLALHTDLYQINMTESYWADGIHERKAVFELFFRSLPFGNGYAIFAGLERILDYLRDFHFSENDIAYLRNELGFQEDFLAYLKELRFTGDVYSMKEGELVFANEPILRVETTLAEAQLIETALLNIVNFQTLIATKASRIKQVVKDDVVMEFGSRRAHEMDAAVWGARAAVIGGVEATSNVRAGKRFGIPVAGTHAHSMVQAYKSEYEAFHSYAKRHKDCVFLVDTYNTLKIGIPTAIQVAKELGDKINFIGIRLDSGDISFLSKEARRMLDAAGFPDAKIVVSNDLDEYTILNLKAQGAKVDTWGIGTKLITAYDQPALGAVYKIVAIENENGEMEDTIKISNNVEKVTTPGQKKVYRIIDRENGKAEGDYITMHDEDPTVEKRIKMFHPVHTFISKFVTNFDAIDLHTKVVEGGKVTYTNPSLDEMRNYAHENLNLLWDEYKRSMNPEEYPVDLSQKCWDNKMRNIREVQELVDEFSMK; encoded by the coding sequence ATGAGCTCGATTTATACAGACGATAGCTTGGCATTACATACCGATCTTTATCAAATTAATATGACGGAATCCTATTGGGCGGACGGCATCCATGAGAGGAAAGCGGTGTTCGAACTTTTCTTTAGAAGTTTGCCATTCGGCAACGGATACGCAATTTTTGCAGGTCTTGAACGGATCCTTGATTATTTAAGGGATTTTCATTTCAGTGAAAATGATATTGCCTATTTGAGGAACGAACTTGGTTTTCAAGAAGATTTCCTTGCCTATTTAAAAGAACTTCGATTCACAGGCGACGTTTACTCCATGAAAGAAGGGGAACTTGTATTTGCGAATGAGCCAATCCTTCGGGTAGAAACGACACTTGCTGAAGCACAGCTTATTGAAACGGCACTATTAAACATCGTGAACTTCCAGACACTTATAGCAACTAAAGCAAGCCGCATCAAACAGGTTGTGAAAGATGATGTTGTCATGGAATTCGGAAGCCGCCGTGCACATGAAATGGATGCAGCGGTTTGGGGAGCACGTGCCGCTGTCATTGGCGGAGTTGAAGCGACAAGTAATGTACGGGCTGGGAAACGTTTTGGTATTCCCGTCGCTGGAACACATGCACATTCAATGGTCCAAGCATATAAAAGTGAATACGAGGCATTTCATTCATACGCTAAACGCCATAAGGACTGCGTGTTTCTTGTTGATACGTACAACACGCTAAAAATCGGCATACCGACAGCCATACAAGTCGCGAAAGAGTTAGGTGATAAAATCAATTTCATCGGAATCCGATTAGATAGTGGTGACATCTCATTCCTATCGAAAGAAGCACGTCGTATGCTTGATGCAGCAGGATTCCCCGACGCGAAAATCGTTGTATCGAATGATCTTGATGAATACACTATCCTGAACTTGAAAGCCCAAGGGGCAAAGGTCGATACATGGGGGATTGGAACAAAGCTGATCACAGCCTACGACCAACCTGCACTTGGTGCTGTCTATAAGATTGTCGCAATCGAAAATGAAAATGGCGAGATGGAAGATACGATCAAGATTTCGAATAATGTTGAAAAAGTGACGACTCCTGGTCAGAAAAAAGTGTATCGTATTATCGACCGTGAGAATGGCAAAGCTGAGGGCGACTACATCACAATGCATGACGAAGATCCAACCGTTGAAAAAAGGATTAAAATGTTCCATCCTGTGCATACGTTCATCTCGAAATTCGTGACGAACTTCGATGCCATCGATCTGCATACAAAAGTGGTCGAAGGTGGTAAAGTTACTTATACAAATCCTTCATTGGATGAGATGCGCAACTATGCCCATGAAAACTTGAATTTATTATGGGATGAATATAAACGCTCTATGAATCCCGAAGAATACCCTGTTGACCTCAGCCAAAAATGTTGGGATAACAAGATGCGCAATATTCGTGAAGTACAAGAACTGGTCGATGAGTTCTCGATGAAATAG
- the nadE gene encoding ammonia-dependent NAD(+) synthetase, translating into MTFQEEVIAQLKSKPEIDPKEEIRKSIDFMKEYAKKNTFVNGFVLGISGGQDSTLVGKLAQMAVDELNEENQTDRYKFIAVRLPYGKQFDEDDAQDALEFMKPSVTYTVDVKEAVDASERALVQAGIVISDYTKGNEKARERMKVQFSIAATLSCVVLGTDHAAEALTGFYTKFGDGAADLMPIYRLNKRQGRQLLKELGCPEHLYNKVPTADLEDEKPALPDEVALGVTYEEIDDFLEGKPVSEQALETIERLYRRSEHKRHTPITIFDDFWK; encoded by the coding sequence ATGACATTCCAAGAAGAGGTAATTGCTCAGTTAAAGAGCAAGCCTGAAATTGATCCAAAAGAAGAAATTCGTAAATCAATTGACTTCATGAAGGAGTATGCGAAGAAAAATACATTCGTAAACGGCTTCGTACTTGGTATTTCCGGGGGCCAGGACTCAACACTTGTCGGGAAACTTGCCCAAATGGCAGTCGATGAGTTGAATGAGGAAAATCAGACAGATCGGTATAAGTTCATCGCCGTTAGGCTCCCATATGGCAAACAATTTGACGAGGATGACGCACAAGATGCACTTGAATTTATGAAGCCGTCCGTAACATACACTGTCGACGTGAAGGAAGCAGTGGATGCCAGTGAACGAGCGCTTGTTCAAGCCGGCATTGTCATTTCTGATTATACAAAAGGGAATGAAAAGGCCCGTGAGCGCATGAAAGTCCAATTTTCCATTGCGGCTACCCTAAGTTGTGTCGTATTAGGCACGGACCATGCGGCAGAAGCTTTAACTGGTTTCTATACGAAATTCGGGGATGGGGCTGCAGATCTGATGCCGATTTACCGGCTGAACAAACGTCAAGGTCGGCAACTATTGAAAGAACTTGGATGTCCCGAGCATTTGTACAATAAGGTGCCGACTGCGGATCTCGAAGACGAGAAGCCAGCTTTGCCAGACGAGGTTGCCCTTGGTGTCACGTACGAAGAAATTGACGATTTCCTTGAAGGAAAACCGGTTTCCGAACAGGCACTTGAAACAATTGAAAGGCTTTACCGTAGGTCCGAACATAAGAGGCATACGCCAATTACAATTTTTGATGATTTTTGGAAATGA
- a CDS encoding MoxR family ATPase, whose amino-acid sequence MTHAQVIDKVLANIDKVMIGKRDIAELSVTALLAGGHVLLEDVPGVGKTMMVKALAKSIGATFKRIQFTPDLLPSDVLGVSIYNPKEMEFEFRPGPIVGNIVLADEINRTSPKTQAALLESMEESSVTVDGETIRIPQPFFVMATQNPIEYEGTYPLPEAQLDRFLFKLKMGYPKRLEEVQVLARAEKTVPIDHLETVLTIRELTELQHAVKEVNVDDTIKTYIVDCASETRNNPYVYLGVSPRGSLALMKSCQAYALIKGRTYVTPDDVKYLAPFVFGHRIILKSEAKYEGITANEIVERILTKISVPIERVKLK is encoded by the coding sequence ATGACACATGCACAAGTGATTGATAAAGTTTTGGCGAATATCGATAAGGTGATGATAGGGAAACGTGATATTGCGGAGTTAAGTGTAACCGCTTTACTTGCAGGCGGCCATGTTCTCCTTGAAGACGTACCGGGTGTTGGAAAAACGATGATGGTAAAAGCATTGGCCAAATCGATAGGAGCCACTTTTAAACGTATACAGTTCACGCCGGATTTATTGCCATCCGATGTCCTTGGCGTTTCGATCTACAATCCAAAGGAGATGGAATTCGAGTTCAGGCCGGGACCAATTGTCGGTAATATTGTACTTGCTGATGAGATCAACCGTACCTCGCCGAAGACGCAAGCCGCTTTACTTGAGAGTATGGAAGAATCATCTGTTACTGTTGATGGAGAAACGATTCGTATTCCACAACCGTTTTTTGTTATGGCTACTCAGAATCCCATTGAATATGAAGGAACATACCCATTGCCAGAGGCGCAATTAGACCGATTTTTATTCAAATTGAAGATGGGCTACCCGAAAAGACTTGAAGAGGTGCAAGTTTTAGCTCGTGCAGAAAAAACTGTGCCGATTGACCATCTGGAAACCGTATTGACAATCCGGGAATTGACTGAGCTTCAACATGCCGTAAAAGAAGTGAATGTCGATGACACCATCAAAACATATATTGTTGACTGCGCTTCTGAAACGCGAAATAACCCTTACGTATACCTTGGCGTCAGTCCGCGTGGGTCACTTGCGCTTATGAAATCTTGCCAGGCCTATGCACTGATTAAAGGACGGACATATGTGACGCCTGATGATGTGAAGTATTTAGCACCGTTTGTTTTTGGTCATCGTATCATCCTCAAATCGGAGGCGAAATACGAAGGAATCACTGCAAACGAAATTGTGGAGAGGATACTTACGAAAATTAGCGTACCGATTGAGCGGGTAAAATTGAAATGA
- a CDS encoding DUF58 domain-containing protein yields the protein MKKGRKLLSMTGRFAFIVSLFFSVYVFAMFQGGKVSWTIFYMLTPFLLYSIILFVYPINTIKAERITRSHTVKSGGKLTVTVKLRRSFPFPLLYTVASDKWVNPELAVNANNQTKHVFIFGFKKEVEWSYEIASLPRGEHIVEGIEIEVTDFFGWIQKKGFIVLKDTILVFPNTTPMHYAPINAQYDRGSLASPFSLIKDTTMATGVRDYQSGDRVTWIHWKSFARTQNLMTKEFEDRQSEDLIILLDNRESETFEEQVELSASIVEEASGHQSNIAFVSAGAETSVFPFINSADQLHDVFVHLAKVRPIPADDLNPLESFAFTAVAGSVVLVTGSPDWPFVQSAMGFVKNRRSVICFVVVDKSVPISARLQEQIRYAESKGITIHVLGKMQFSDAFKEVANL from the coding sequence ATGAAAAAAGGAAGAAAACTGTTATCGATGACAGGTCGCTTTGCGTTCATCGTCAGCCTCTTCTTTTCCGTATATGTTTTTGCAATGTTTCAAGGAGGGAAAGTAAGCTGGACGATTTTTTATATGTTGACTCCTTTCCTTTTGTATTCAATCATCCTCTTTGTCTATCCGATTAATACGATAAAGGCGGAACGCATTACCCGTTCACATACGGTGAAAAGTGGTGGGAAACTTACGGTTACCGTTAAACTTCGTCGATCGTTTCCTTTTCCATTGCTCTATACCGTAGCAAGTGATAAATGGGTCAATCCCGAGTTGGCTGTGAATGCAAACAACCAGACGAAGCATGTTTTTATCTTCGGATTTAAAAAAGAAGTTGAATGGTCCTATGAGATCGCTTCTTTGCCGCGAGGTGAACATATTGTCGAGGGAATTGAAATAGAAGTAACTGATTTTTTCGGTTGGATTCAAAAAAAAGGATTTATAGTTTTGAAGGATACGATACTTGTATTCCCAAATACGACACCAATGCATTACGCACCGATCAATGCTCAATATGATCGAGGTTCGTTAGCCTCGCCATTCTCACTTATTAAGGATACGACTATGGCTACGGGAGTAAGGGATTATCAGTCGGGTGATCGGGTCACTTGGATTCATTGGAAATCATTTGCACGAACTCAAAATCTGATGACGAAGGAATTTGAGGATCGACAATCAGAGGACCTTATCATTTTGCTTGATAATAGAGAGTCTGAGACCTTCGAGGAACAGGTTGAACTATCGGCCTCCATAGTAGAGGAAGCTTCAGGTCACCAGTCGAACATTGCATTTGTTTCGGCAGGTGCAGAGACATCCGTATTTCCATTCATCAACTCTGCGGATCAGCTGCATGATGTTTTTGTGCATTTGGCAAAAGTAAGGCCGATACCTGCAGACGATTTAAATCCATTGGAATCATTTGCGTTTACAGCTGTTGCTGGGAGTGTTGTCCTCGTAACCGGAAGCCCCGATTGGCCATTTGTTCAATCCGCGATGGGGTTTGTTAAAAATAGAAGATCCGTAATATGCTTTGTCGTCGTAGATAAAAGTGTTCCGATTTCAGCGCGTTTGCAGGAACAGATTAGATATGCTGAATCGAAGGGTATCACAATTCATGTATTAGGCAAAATGCAATTTTCCGATGCATTCAAGGAGGTGGCGAACTTATGA
- a CDS encoding DUF4129 domain-containing transglutaminase family protein, with amino-acid sequence MKDGKTDIRFLILIYALAFMLLWEWLLPVIELTDTEYIGIFLWFIGLSFLFRLIGMKWWLSVPLKLIYLFWSIHFVYYHIVFLTKESTTLLARDLFSNFAIIAVGDWQNITNPMRTVLFFVLLWMTIYLIRHWIEVRKSILLFYAMTVIFISVLDTFSSYVADAAIFRIMVTGLLLIGLLTISRLTEKHDRRLNTGMFAAFSVPLLFAVIASSAFASFMPEKGPVWADPIPFLKSAVLGEGSGTGGIAAKSGYDSDDSKLGGAFSKDDTLVFTATVPRKQYWKIETKNTYTSKGWEQQVVENPPVTYVPGAIMQEVDYSEADNNLHAEISMREQLPYLVYPYGTSKVHAPTDVLLKKQKETGQLWAMMDGESYDLDTFSVDFTEQSYSLKALREVTMDNYNSDPEIPELSEYLQLPEQLPDRVRELAVEITDKQESIYEKAKSIERYFTRSGFSYDQQNVAIPRGNEDYVDQFLFDTKRGYCDNFSTSMVVMLRSVDIPARWVKGFAPGEGKANSNGKIEYKITNNEAHSWVEVYIPEFGWVPFEPTIGFSNPTDITYDLETDISDPEMPNMEERERPEPKQDETPVAKANGSGGFGSFMKSTGDYLKKHAWVGIIGIISFLLVVWLIYRNQGRWVPKLLVHSYRRRKPNWVQFTKQYKSLLKQLERFGILRTDSMTLAEYAKTVDTYFGGRQMGKLTEVYEQGLYGGYTNHQDWASLQEIWEDLIIRATG; translated from the coding sequence ATGAAGGATGGAAAGACGGATATTCGCTTTCTTATACTCATATATGCGCTCGCCTTTATGTTGTTATGGGAATGGCTATTGCCAGTCATTGAATTGACGGATACCGAATATATAGGGATATTTCTTTGGTTCATCGGGCTCTCTTTCCTTTTTAGATTAATAGGGATGAAGTGGTGGCTATCTGTCCCATTGAAACTCATCTATCTTTTCTGGTCGATCCATTTTGTTTATTACCACATCGTTTTTCTAACAAAAGAATCCACGACCCTTTTAGCGAGGGATCTATTTTCGAACTTTGCAATTATAGCTGTTGGCGATTGGCAGAACATCACGAATCCAATGAGGACTGTCCTTTTTTTCGTACTTTTATGGATGACGATTTATTTGATCCGGCATTGGATTGAAGTACGAAAAAGCATACTGCTTTTTTATGCGATGACGGTCATTTTCATTTCCGTGCTGGATACATTCAGCTCATATGTCGCGGATGCGGCAATTTTCCGCATTATGGTTACCGGTCTCCTGTTAATCGGTTTATTGACCATATCTCGTTTGACTGAAAAACATGATAGAAGATTGAATACAGGAATGTTCGCAGCCTTTTCTGTCCCTTTATTATTTGCTGTGATAGCAAGCAGTGCATTCGCAAGCTTCATGCCCGAAAAAGGTCCAGTCTGGGCGGATCCGATTCCTTTCTTGAAGTCCGCAGTTCTTGGAGAAGGGAGCGGAACAGGCGGGATTGCGGCCAAGAGTGGATACGATTCGGATGACTCAAAGTTAGGTGGTGCCTTTTCAAAAGACGATACCTTAGTCTTTACTGCTACGGTCCCACGAAAACAGTACTGGAAGATTGAAACGAAAAATACGTATACTTCAAAAGGTTGGGAACAACAAGTAGTTGAAAATCCACCAGTCACTTATGTACCTGGTGCTATTATGCAAGAGGTTGATTATTCGGAAGCTGACAATAATCTACATGCAGAAATTAGCATGAGGGAGCAATTGCCTTACCTCGTTTACCCGTACGGGACATCCAAAGTTCATGCACCAACTGATGTCTTGCTTAAAAAGCAAAAGGAGACCGGCCAATTATGGGCAATGATGGATGGGGAGAGCTATGATTTGGATACATTCAGTGTGGATTTTACTGAACAATCCTATAGTTTGAAGGCGTTGCGTGAAGTGACCATGGATAACTATAATTCGGATCCGGAAATTCCGGAACTCTCTGAATACCTTCAGCTCCCTGAACAATTACCTGATCGCGTCCGAGAACTTGCTGTGGAAATTACAGATAAACAAGAGAGCATTTATGAAAAGGCAAAATCGATTGAACGCTATTTTACAAGAAGCGGTTTTTCGTATGATCAGCAGAACGTGGCGATTCCAAGGGGAAATGAAGACTATGTGGATCAGTTCCTGTTTGATACGAAAAGAGGCTACTGTGATAATTTTTCAACATCGATGGTTGTCATGCTAAGGTCTGTCGATATCCCCGCGAGATGGGTAAAAGGGTTTGCACCGGGAGAAGGAAAGGCAAACTCGAATGGAAAAATAGAATATAAAATCACCAATAATGAGGCGCATTCATGGGTAGAGGTATATATTCCAGAATTCGGTTGGGTACCTTTTGAACCGACTATTGGATTTTCTAATCCTACCGATATAACATATGATCTTGAAACGGATATAAGTGATCCGGAAATGCCGAATATGGAAGAACGCGAAAGACCTGAGCCAAAACAAGATGAAACCCCAGTGGCTAAGGCAAATGGTTCGGGTGGTTTTGGTTCTTTCATGAAATCAACAGGCGATTATTTGAAAAAACACGCTTGGGTTGGAATTATTGGTATCATCTCGTTTTTATTAGTTGTTTGGCTAATTTACAGGAACCAAGGAAGGTGGGTTCCGAAGCTATTAGTTCATTCCTATCGAAGAAGAAAGCCTAATTGGGTGCAGTTTACGAAACAATACAAAAGTCTGCTCAAGCAATTGGAACGTTTCGGTATTTTGAGAACCGACAGTATGACGCTGGCGGAATATGCAAAGACTGTGGATACTTACTTCGGAGGAAGGCAAATGGGCAAACTAACCGAAGTGTATGAGCAAGGGCTTTACGGCGGGTATACAAATCATCAAGATTGGGCAAGTTTACAGGAAATATGGGAAGATTTAATCATTAGGGCAACCGGTTGA
- the guaA gene encoding glutamine-hydrolyzing GMP synthase, which translates to MSTAPLLIEQEKIVVIDFGSKYNQLITRTIRELGVYSELHPYTVTADELKSMQAVGIILAGSEKEEMFSIDTAVFDLGIPVLGIESGAQFIVKHFGGTSALPTGFSTIETISTGDNIKEEIRHFVEDVCETEANWSMKTFIEIEIEKIRSQVGDRKVLCALSGGVDSSVVAALIHRAIGDQLTCIFVDHGLLRKGEVESVVDTFSNQFHMNFIKVDARKRFLDKLKGVTDPEQKRKIIGNEFIYVFDEESAKLEGIDFLAQGTIYADIIESGTATKEVIKSHHNVGGLPEDMEFELIEPLKALFKDEVRAVGAELGLPSEIVHRQPFPGPGLGVRVLGEITEEKLDIVREADWILRDEIAKAGLDREIWQYFAILPDIRSVGVRNEKRSYDYAVGLRAVHSVDGMTADWARIPWDILEKISTRITTEVDHVNRVVYDITGKPPGTIEWE; encoded by the coding sequence TTGTCAACTGCTCCTTTATTGATCGAACAGGAAAAGATTGTAGTAATTGATTTTGGTAGCAAATATAATCAACTAATCACGCGGACGATACGTGAGTTAGGCGTTTACAGTGAATTACACCCTTATACAGTTACAGCTGATGAACTGAAAAGCATGCAAGCTGTCGGAATCATCCTTGCCGGAAGCGAAAAAGAAGAAATGTTCAGCATTGATACTGCAGTGTTCGACTTAGGCATCCCAGTGCTTGGAATCGAATCAGGTGCACAATTCATTGTTAAACATTTCGGGGGAACTTCAGCGTTACCAACCGGCTTCTCCACAATCGAAACGATTTCAACTGGCGACAACATAAAAGAAGAAATTCGACATTTTGTTGAGGATGTTTGCGAAACAGAAGCAAACTGGTCGATGAAAACCTTCATAGAAATTGAAATTGAAAAAATCCGTTCTCAAGTTGGCGATCGAAAAGTCCTTTGTGCACTAAGTGGCGGTGTCGACTCATCGGTAGTTGCTGCATTGATCCATCGTGCAATCGGTGACCAATTGACTTGTATCTTTGTTGACCATGGTCTGCTTCGTAAAGGTGAAGTAGAAAGTGTTGTCGATACGTTCAGCAATCAGTTCCATATGAACTTCATTAAAGTGGATGCGCGTAAACGCTTCTTGGACAAGCTGAAAGGCGTAACTGATCCAGAGCAAAAACGTAAAATTATCGGAAATGAATTCATCTATGTATTCGATGAGGAATCAGCGAAGCTTGAGGGAATCGACTTCCTTGCACAAGGTACGATCTATGCAGATATTATTGAGAGTGGAACAGCAACAAAAGAAGTCATCAAATCCCATCATAATGTAGGCGGTCTACCTGAGGACATGGAATTCGAATTGATCGAGCCATTGAAGGCATTATTCAAAGATGAAGTTCGTGCAGTCGGCGCTGAACTTGGCCTTCCTTCAGAAATCGTGCATCGCCAACCATTTCCTGGACCAGGACTTGGTGTTCGCGTATTAGGTGAAATCACAGAAGAGAAGCTTGATATTGTCCGAGAAGCGGACTGGATTCTTCGTGATGAAATCGCGAAAGCCGGCCTTGACCGTGAAATTTGGCAGTACTTTGCAATCCTGCCTGATATCCGCAGCGTCGGCGTCAGAAACGAAAAACGTTCTTATGATTACGCAGTGGGACTTCGTGCAGTACATTCAGTAGATGGCATGACAGCAGATTGGGCAAGAATTCCTTGGGATATTCTTGAGAAAATCAGCACACGCATCACAACTGAAGTTGACCATGTAAACCGTGTGGTCTATGATATTACTGGAAAACCACCTGGCACAATCGAGTGGGAATAA
- a CDS encoding NCS2 family permease, protein MKKYFEFDKLGTNYRREIIGGLTTFLAMAYILAVNPIMLSLEAVPDLPEAMRMDKGAVFVATALAAAVGSLFMGLIARYPIGLAPGMGLNAFFAFTVVLTYGIPWQVGLTGVLFSGVIFIILSLTGLRELIINAIPAQLKYAVGAGIGLFITFLGLQNANIIVGDPNTLVALGDLSSGPTLLAIFGLIVTVIMMVRKINGAIFYGMILTTIVGMFVSLIEVPTKIVDKVPDVSPTFGAAFDVFSQDPMSLMTTQFLVIVITFLFVDFFDTAGTLVAVATQAGLMKEDKLPRAGRALLADSMATVTGAVFGTSTTTSYVESSAGVAAGARTGFASIVTGLLFILALFFSPLLFIITPEVTAPALIIVGVLMVSALGNIEWTKFEIAIPAFFVIIFMPLSYSIATGIAIGFIFYPITMLLSGRRKEIHPIMYAMFIIFILYFIFIK, encoded by the coding sequence ATGAAGAAATACTTTGAATTCGACAAGTTAGGAACGAATTACCGTAGGGAAATTATTGGGGGATTAACAACATTCTTGGCTATGGCTTATATATTGGCGGTTAATCCGATTATGTTGTCACTCGAAGCTGTTCCGGATCTACCTGAAGCAATGCGAATGGATAAAGGTGCCGTTTTCGTCGCAACCGCACTTGCAGCAGCAGTCGGTTCCTTATTTATGGGGTTGATCGCAAGATATCCTATTGGACTTGCTCCGGGTATGGGATTGAATGCATTCTTTGCTTTTACAGTTGTGTTAACTTACGGAATTCCTTGGCAAGTAGGATTGACTGGTGTTCTATTTTCAGGTGTTATTTTTATCATCCTATCCTTAACCGGATTACGTGAATTAATCATTAATGCAATTCCTGCTCAATTGAAGTATGCGGTTGGAGCGGGTATCGGTTTATTTATCACTTTCCTTGGACTACAAAATGCCAATATTATAGTAGGGGATCCAAACACCCTTGTGGCGCTTGGGGATTTATCTTCGGGTCCTACATTGCTTGCCATATTCGGTTTGATCGTTACTGTAATCATGATGGTGAGAAAAATTAATGGCGCTATCTTCTATGGAATGATTCTTACTACTATTGTAGGAATGTTTGTTAGTTTGATTGAAGTACCGACTAAAATCGTCGATAAGGTTCCTGATGTTTCTCCGACTTTCGGGGCTGCTTTTGATGTGTTTTCCCAAGACCCGATGTCTTTAATGACAACGCAATTCCTTGTCATTGTCATCACATTCTTATTCGTCGACTTCTTTGACACAGCAGGTACGCTTGTTGCAGTAGCTACACAAGCAGGACTAATGAAAGAAGACAAATTACCACGTGCAGGAAGAGCATTGCTTGCAGACTCAATGGCTACTGTAACGGGAGCAGTTTTCGGTACGTCAACGACAACTTCTTATGTTGAATCATCAGCGGGCGTCGCTGCGGGGGCACGAACAGGATTTGCTTCTATTGTTACTGGTTTGCTTTTCATCTTGGCTTTGTTCTTCTCACCATTGCTCTTCATCATTACACCAGAAGTTACAGCTCCGGCATTAATTATTGTTGGTGTTCTAATGGTATCGGCTCTTGGAAATATTGAATGGACTAAATTCGAAATCGCAATCCCGGCATTTTTCGTTATCATCTTCATGCCATTGTCTTACAGCATTGCAACAGGTATCGCAATCGGGTTCATCTTCTATCCGATCACTATGCTGTTAAGCGGTAGACGAAAAGAAATCCATCCAATCATGTATGCAATGTTTATTATCTTTATTCTTTACTTCATATTTATTAAGTAA